Below is a window of Candidatus Eisenbacteria bacterium DNA.
GTGAGCACCATCACCACGCGCGACTACGTGAACAAGGACAAGGGCAAGCTGACGCCCACCGACCTCGGCAAGGCCGTGTTCACGCTGCTGATGAAGATCATGCCCAACATCTTCGACGTGGGCTTCACCGCGCACATGGAAGACGACCTGGACAAGGTGGAGGAAGGCAAGCTCGGCTGGCGCCAGGCGGTGCGCGAGTTCTACGACCCGTTCGAGAAGCTGCTCAAGGAGGCGGAATCGCGCAAGGAGGCCCTGCGCGAGGAAGTGTCCACCGTCAGCCAGGAGTTGTGCGAGCGGTGCGGCAAGAACCTGGTCCTCAAGTACGGCCGTCACGGCCCGTTCCTGGCCTGCCCCGGCTACCCGGACTGCAAGTTCACCAAGCCGCTGAAGGCCGAGGAGGCCCCGGTGCCGGTCGACGACGTGTGTCCCACGTGCGGCGCGGGCATGGTGATCCGGACCGGCCGCTACGGGCGGTTCGTGGCGTGCAGCCGCTACCCCGAGTGCAAGACCACCAAGCCGGTCAGCACCGGCGTGAAGTGCCCCGACTGCAAGGAAGGGGACGTGACCGAGCGGCGCAGCAAGCGCGGCCGCGTGTTCTACGGCTGCAACCGCTACCCGGACTGCAAGTTCGCCTCGTGGGATCCGCCGGTCCCCACGCCCTGCGAGGCGTGCGGCAACCCGTTCCTGGTGAAGAAGAAGACCCAGGCCAAGGGCGAGTTCTACCGCTGCCCGAACCCCAAGTGCAAGGCGGAGTACGACCCCTCGGAAGTGGAATCCCGCGCCGAGGCCACCTGACCGCCGCGGGCGGCGGCGCGCCCGCGCGAGGCCGCCCCCGGGGAGGCGAGGGCATGGACGCTCCCGACACGGATAGCCTGCTCCGCGAGTACGCCTCCCACCTGGCGGACCGCGTCAACGATTCCCCCCACACGGTGAAGAACTACCTGCGCGACGTGCGCCAGTGGCTGGAACGCGCCGGCGGCGCCAACCTGCGCGCGTTCGTGACCCGGCCGGAGGCCATCTCGGACTTCCTCGCGGCGGGCTCGCGCGGGGAGTCGCGCAGCGGGCGCAAGCTCTCGGCGCGCACCCTGGCGCGCCGGCGCGCGGCGTGCGTGAACCTGCTGCGCTGGATGGTGCGCACGGAACGCCTGGAGCGGATGCCCCGGCTGCCGCGCAGCCCGCGGGTGCGGCCGCAGCTGCCGCGCGTGATCAGCCGCGGCGAAATGGAAAGGGTGCTCGACGCGTGGCAGCCCACCGGGTGGCAGGAGTGCCGCGACAAAGCCATTCTCGAGGTGTTCTATTCCGCGGGCGTGCGCCTGGCCGAGCTGGTGGGGGCGCGGTGGGACGCCCTGGACGAGTGCGAAGGCTGGCTGCGCGTGATCGGCAAGGGGGACCGCGAGCGGCTGGCCCCGATCGGCCGGAAGGCGCTGCGCGCCCTGGACACCTACCGCCGCGGGCTGGCGGGCGCGGGCGTGGCCGCGGGCCCGCACGTGTTCGTGGGCCGCAAGGGGGAGGCCCTCTCGGTCCGCACCGTGCAGCGCCTGGTGCGCCGCCGCCTGGCCTCGCTGGGGCCGGCCGCGCCGCAGCACCCGCACGCGCTGCGCCATTCCTTCGCCACGCACATGCTGGAGGCGGGCGCCACGCTGCGCGACGTCCAGGAGCTGCTGGGCCACCGATCCCTGGCCAGCACCCAGGTTTACACGCACCTGAGCGTGCGGCACCTCAAGGAGACAATCGCGAGGGCGCATCCCCGTGGCTAGCCGGCCCGCCGTCCCGCTGGCCCCGGCGCGGCGGATCCGCCCGGAGCGGGCCGGAGCCTGGCGCGGCTTCCGCACCGGCCCGGCCGTCGCCGCCTGCCTCGCGTGCCTGCTGGCCCTGGTCACGGGATGCGCGCGCATGGAGCCGCCCTCGGGCGGACCGCTGGACCTGGTGCCGCCGGTGATTCTGGCCACCGCCCCGGACTCGGGGGCGGTGCAGGTGCCGCGTGGCTCGGTGCTGCGGGTGGAGTTCTCGAAGAGCATGGACCGGCGCTCGGTGGAGGACTACATCTTCACCTCGCCCCCGGTGCGCTTCCAGGAAGTGCGGTGGAGCGGCCGCACGCTGGAACTGGTGCCGCAGGACTCGCTGCGCGCCAACACCACGTACCTGGCGGTGGTCGGCACCGGCGCGCGCGACAGCCACGGCAACGCGCTGGCCCGGGCGGTGAATCTCGTGTTCTCCACCGGGGAGAAGCTCTCGCCGGGCCGGGTGTCCGGCCGGGTGGAGGCGGTGAAGCAGAGTGCGGCGGGCATCTTCGTGTGGCTCTACGACCAGGCGCTGCACGCGGACTCGCTGTGGGGCCGCGACGACCCCGACTACGTGGGCCAGACCGGCGCGGACGGACACTTCGAGATCCTGGGCCTGGGGATCGGGCCGGCGTACTCGGTGCACCTGTTTGCCGACCTGAACCGCAACCGCGCCTTCGACGAAGGCGGCGAGTACATGATGCACCTGGCCCGGCGGGTGCAGCTCACCGACTCGGTGCCCTCGGACACGTCCATCCGCGCGCGCTACGTGGACCCCAAGCTGCCGGGCAGCGTGGCCGGCCGGCTGGACACCTCCCTGGTGCGGCTCTCCGGCAGGGTCCTGGTGGAGTGCCTGGACGACACCGCGGCCACGCAGACCGTGACGGCCGATGCCCGCGGCGGCTTCCTCTTGCGTGTCACCCCGCCCGGCAAGTACCGTATCTACTGGTTCTCGGACGAAAACCAGGATCTGCTGCCGGACCCCGCCGAGAAGCGCGGGGAGGCGCTCGAATTCGAGCTGAAGCCCGGCGAGGACATCCAGGAGTTGCTGGTGCCGCGCGAGGGCCGGCCGCGGCTGCCCCGCGAGCGGGATCTGCCCCGGGACGCCCGGGAGGCCCCGGGCGGGCCCGCGGAAGGTGCGCCGGGCGGCGCCCCGGACGGCGCCGGGGGCCCCGGCGGTTTGCCCGGGGGCGGCGGCGCGAATCCCGACACCACCGGCCTGAATCCGAGAAGATAGACCGGCCGGGGAGGGGCCCGCTCCACCATGGAGATCGCGTTCACCAAGATGCACGGCGCCGGCAACGACTTCGTGGTGCTGGACGGCCGCGGCGCGAGGCTGCCGGGCGATATTCCCGCCTTCGTCCGCCACGTCTGCGACCGCCGCCGCTCGGTGGGCGCGGACGGCGTGCTGATCCTGGCCCCCTCGGAGCGCGCGGACTTCCGCATGCGCTACTACAACGCCGACGGCGGGGAGGCCGAGATGTGCGGCAACGGGGCGCGGTGCATCTCGCGGTTCGCCGCCGCGCGCGGCGTGGGCGGCCCGGACCTGACCTTCGAGACCCTGAGCGGGCCCATCCGCGCCCGCGTGCGGCCGGACACCGTGACCGTGCACATGGGCGACGCCCGCGACGTGCGCCCCGAGGCCGCGGTCGCCGGCTTCGCCGGCCCCCCGGTGCTGTTCCTCAACACCGGGGTGCCGCACGCGGTGCTGTTCGTGGATGACGTGGGCGCCGTGCCGGTGGTGGAATGGGGCCGCCTGCTGAGACACCACGCGGCCTTTGCGCCCGCGGGCGCCAACGTGGACTTCGTGCAGGTGAAGGGCCCGCGGCGCATCGCGGTGCGCACCTACGAGCGCGGGGTGGAGGACGAGACGCTCGCCTGCGGCACCGGCATCACCGCCGCGGCGGTGGCCGCCGGCCTGGCCCGCGGGTGCGCCACCCCCGTCGAGATCGAGGCGCGCAGCGGCGACGTGCTGCGCGTGGACTACCGCCGCGAGGGCGGGCAGGTCCTGGACATGACCCTGGAAGGCCCCGCGGTCACCGCGTACGAGGGCCGCTTGGAGTGGAACGATGGCCACGAGTGACATCTTCAAGGGTTTGTGGGTGGCGCTGGTCACCCCGTTCCGCGGCGGCGCGGTGGATGAGAAGGCCCTGCGCGCCCTGGCGCGCCGCCTGATCGAGGGCAGCGTGGACGGCCTGGTGCCGGTGGGCAGCACCGGCGAGGCGGCCACCATGGACGACGCCGAGCGGCTGCGGGTGATCGAGATCGTGCTGGAGGAGGCCGGCGGAAAGGTGCCGGTGATGCCCGGCACCGGCACCAACTGCACCGCGACCACCGTGGCGCTCACGCGCGCCGCCAGGCAGGCCGGGGCGCAGGCCGCGCTGGTGGTCACGCCCTACTACAACAAGCCCACGCCGGAGGGCCAGCTGGCGCACTTCGAGGCCGCGGCGAAGGTGGGCCTGCCCATCATCATGTACAACATCCCCGGACGTACCGGGGTGAACATGACCGTGGAGACGATGCTCACGCTCGCACGGCTGCCCGAGATCGCCGGGGTGAAGGAGTCGTCCGGATCGCTCGACACCGTGAGCGAGCTGGTGGCGGGCGCCGCGGAGCGGGGACTGGACTTCGTGGTGATGTCCGGCGACGACTCGCTGGCCCTGCCTTCCATGGCCGTGGGGGCCACCGGGCTGGTGTCGGTGGTGGGCAACGTGGTGCCCCGCGAGACCAGGGCCATGATCGCCGCCTTCCAGCAGGGGCGGGCCCCGGAGGCGGCGCGACTGCACGCGAAGCTGCTGCCGCTGATCAAGGTGCTGTTCGCCGAGACCAACCCGGCGCCGTGCAAGGCGCTGCTTTCGATGCTGGGGATGATGCAGAACGAACTGCGGCTGC
It encodes the following:
- a CDS encoding tyrosine-type recombinase/integrase, whose amino-acid sequence is MDAPDTDSLLREYASHLADRVNDSPHTVKNYLRDVRQWLERAGGANLRAFVTRPEAISDFLAAGSRGESRSGRKLSARTLARRRAACVNLLRWMVRTERLERMPRLPRSPRVRPQLPRVISRGEMERVLDAWQPTGWQECRDKAILEVFYSAGVRLAELVGARWDALDECEGWLRVIGKGDRERLAPIGRKALRALDTYRRGLAGAGVAAGPHVFVGRKGEALSVRTVQRLVRRRLASLGPAAPQHPHALRHSFATHMLEAGATLRDVQELLGHRSLASTQVYTHLSVRHLKETIARAHPRG
- a CDS encoding Ig-like domain-containing protein; translation: MASRPAVPLAPARRIRPERAGAWRGFRTGPAVAACLACLLALVTGCARMEPPSGGPLDLVPPVILATAPDSGAVQVPRGSVLRVEFSKSMDRRSVEDYIFTSPPVRFQEVRWSGRTLELVPQDSLRANTTYLAVVGTGARDSHGNALARAVNLVFSTGEKLSPGRVSGRVEAVKQSAAGIFVWLYDQALHADSLWGRDDPDYVGQTGADGHFEILGLGIGPAYSVHLFADLNRNRAFDEGGEYMMHLARRVQLTDSVPSDTSIRARYVDPKLPGSVAGRLDTSLVRLSGRVLVECLDDTAATQTVTADARGGFLLRVTPPGKYRIYWFSDENQDLLPDPAEKRGEALEFELKPGEDIQELLVPREGRPRLPRERDLPRDAREAPGGPAEGAPGGAPDGAGGPGGLPGGGGANPDTTGLNPRR
- a CDS encoding diaminopimelate epimerase, coding for MEIAFTKMHGAGNDFVVLDGRGARLPGDIPAFVRHVCDRRRSVGADGVLILAPSERADFRMRYYNADGGEAEMCGNGARCISRFAAARGVGGPDLTFETLSGPIRARVRPDTVTVHMGDARDVRPEAAVAGFAGPPVLFLNTGVPHAVLFVDDVGAVPVVEWGRLLRHHAAFAPAGANVDFVQVKGPRRIAVRTYERGVEDETLACGTGITAAAVAAGLARGCATPVEIEARSGDVLRVDYRREGGQVLDMTLEGPAVTAYEGRLEWNDGHE
- a CDS encoding 4-hydroxy-tetrahydrodipicolinate synthase, with product MATSDIFKGLWVALVTPFRGGAVDEKALRALARRLIEGSVDGLVPVGSTGEAATMDDAERLRVIEIVLEEAGGKVPVMPGTGTNCTATTVALTRAARQAGAQAALVVTPYYNKPTPEGQLAHFEAAAKVGLPIIMYNIPGRTGVNMTVETMLTLARLPEIAGVKESSGSLDTVSELVAGAAERGLDFVVMSGDDSLALPSMAVGATGLVSVVGNVVPRETRAMIAAFQQGRAPEAARLHAKLLPLIKVLFAETNPAPCKALLSMLGMMQNELRLPLVPVRAATATKLRETWERLGFAAPAAAGVGS